catgaattttctTATACAAAGTTTTCCgggatgagaaattcataTTTGTCATAaatttcggtgtatcttctaaGAGACGCCACCAGTGACAATTTTGAACCCTTTAAACTGTTACGACTCTTTTGgttcaccctgtatgttactTTAGACTAGACAAATCTCTTTCGCCGTCTTTAGTAGTTAAGAACAGTATGCCTTATTGGAGTCGCTACGGCTAACGGTTTCGAGAAGAACACATTATCGAAAAGTAAAGTTTGTTTATTAACGTATTTGACTGCTAtccaaaaacacaaaaaataacatcatAAAACAAAGACAAACtctatatttttcataaaaattgcaaaacgaACAAAGTTgaataaagatatttaaatggtatttaaacacaaaaatatgACATGAATTATAGACATTTAAACATAACAAATTcagaaaagttttcaatagtTATGTAATTGTAGGAAAAgcttcatttcaaatttgatgttcaaaatgtccgtCGTTTGCCTCACTACATTTTCTACatctttttgaaaaacttcttCCAGCTGAGAAAAATGAACGGTTCTGTTGAATAACATTTGCCgctcttattattttttccacaattcATTTTGGGTATTAAGAGTAGGGCCAGTATAAACTAGTGACTTAATACGTCcccaaacataaaaatcgAGAGGGTTTAAATCTGGATTCCGTGGAGGCCATAAGTGTTAACTTCCCCTGTCGATCCACCGATGAGGGAGCACGTTGTTTAAACGATTTCGTACTGCCATGGTATAATGGACAGGAGCGTCATCCTGTAAATACCACATACCAGCCTTAATATTTCCTGCTCAACACTGCGAACCATAGGTCGTCCATAGACCCCCTTTGGGCGAAAATTTGTCATTTCCCTTACTCTGCCAATTAgacacgaaaaaaatttatggttGGGATGTCTTTGATCATATTGGTCATTTCACTGTTTGGGAAGTTAGAAAAGacaggaaaatatattttcctgGTTCAATATAACATTGAGGgtgaaacaaaaaagttgtaacaGTTTTAAAGGGTTCAAAATCGTCGCCGGTGGCgtcctctagaagatacaccggaattgttgataaatttaaatttctcatcccaaaaacCCTCGTATAAAAAAATGCGTGAAATTAGCTGGAACTagtcgaaagatattaaaggaaatgtgatttattttttcgactTTGACGCCCTGCAGCTCCGTTAgtttcaacttttggactaaagtaaatttattcaatCTGTTTCTTTCAACGCAAATAATCTCCAGTTAACGTATGTCCCATTCTTTactgaacaccctgtatacaaaagTTTACTCTAAATTAATACTTCATTTAATTGACTACGTTAATTCTGTGGAATGTAATCTTCATGTTTCATCAGCCCACCATCACCTTAtagtttgatttaaaaaaatgccaaCATATTCGCTTTTCAGTTTCATAAGTGTTTTTCTTAgcataattgtttaaaattaattttcagattCTTGCCTCGGCCCTGATAGTCATATCAGCTACATTTCCCGCAGATGAATCATCCACCAAAACTAAACGAGGTCTCATAGGACTAGAACACGCCCCTACGATCCTTTCAGCCGCTCCTCTTCTCAAAAGCTACGAAACTCCCATCATCCATACAGCCCCAGTTATAACAAAAGTTTTTGACGCCCCAGCACCATTGCCCTTACTAAAGAGTTACGAACCCCTCATCACCGGACCTCTGATCGCCAAGGGCATTGGACCACACATCATTGGAACCAAGACCATCTTGCCTGCGCCCATCATAAAAACCGCACCTTTGATTTCTACTCCCATTTATTCTAAATCCATCTGGGCTCCTTCGCCTATTATAAGTCTCGCTCCCAAATGGTCCACTCCTATTTTGGATCATGGTTGGTAAATATGTTAACAGTGGAATGTTTATTAACTTgtatataattatttgttttatattgtGATGATCTTAGGAAATATATCGTAAGCAAATCtatgttttgtttaaatttacacGAAGAAGTGGTTGCGTTAAGTGACATAAGGGAAAGTTGATAAGGAGCCTATATATTCCCCGTAAGTCCACAAGCCGAGTCTCATTGGGGCTTAAATTCGCACTTCTACGTGCAAAACTGTCAATTTGGGCCATACTTAGGCAGAAGCTCGGTTTGTGAATAtgcgaaaaatatataagtcACATTTTCTTTCCCAAGAGccaaaatagtattttgtccATTTTCGATGTAAACACACTTCCATGGAAACATTGAGATCGAGCTCGAATATTGGTCGGATTTTACTAAGATTCATTCAcattgaacaattttaatatagcTATTGATTGTCTGCAAAAGATTAGAAacgaacatttcaaaattagttcGAAATACACCGAATCATACACGTCATATCACtagaaactgaaaattatCACCGGGACGCGTATTTTACCTGGATTTTGCTCGTAGCAGATCGTCCGCTTCCCACGGTGCCTGCGTGCTGACTCCTCTCCACCTAACACGCGCAGCGGGAAcgaaaatgattttataaCACAAATTTAATGAGAAACTAATATATTGATAATATGATCGCTATTACCACGTACTTAATCGACAAGTTACAGGACGGTCAAACTTTTTTATGGAGGCTTAGTTTAATGATactcttaaatattttcgataatCTCATGTTATCGTAATTTTGTTAGTATATGACGAATGTGTAATATGCGGCTTACCGTAGGTATTGGTCACATACAACAGTGTGAGGAAACgcaaaacattcaaaaatcaaaaatgcagCAAATGTTGCTTCGAAATGGGCAGGTCGCACACTAGAGATGCATGAGATATAAAACAGGTGACCTGAAATATGAAGTAAATaccaatttctaaaattaaataagtattGCAAACCAGAGTAATGTACGCAAATGTTGCTGCAAATGACTTTTTCCTAACtaacacattttcaatatttataggCCATTTTCCCAACCGCGGTCTCCCATCAGGGCCAACCAATACATGCCCTATAACTCTCCGTTAGGGTTACAACATACTAAAGTTTAGATCGGATATTACGTGTAGTTATTTTGCAATAACGATTTCCTGTTGGAGACCATATGCTTTTAATTACacattttccagatttagAGGCCGTCTTCACTCTTAATCAAGGCATGCACTAATACTATATGTGCATTTGTTTGTAGTTTTCCGTGAGGGTTACCACATACTAAAGTTTAAATTAGATGGTATGTGTAGTTATTTTGCAATAACGATTTCTTTATGTCCCTGGCGTAGCCGTAAATTAGACGCAAGTAATGATTAAAAGCATTCTTCACCCTTTCAGTCAAGACATATTTCCATACCTCCCCGCTGGTTAACGAAGGCCATCGTCGTGAAATCCACATCATACggggtgattttttaaaaactcttcacccaaaaaaatttcaaaaaccattGCAGtacaaaaaatttccaaaaacacgtacatttttattttcgacaaAACACCTTTTGACCCATAAATAAATGTGTTGTTGCTCGCCCTTTCACCGCCATGCACCACACTTCAGAAAATCCCCCCTGTGACACGTCAATAAACAGCTAAAATCTTcctgcaaacaattttgtatgcattttcgctttttaaatatgtttttaatcaCCCTTTAAACTGCTGTCTTACCACTGTCTTACTGTATATTACTGGGTGGAGTAGAACGGTGctcaatttgaacatttgaattaataattaattacactTCATGACTTGaactttatgtaaaattttttaattccatttcctcaaatcaatttaaataatttaataaaacatagcAGCATTaaaagattataaaaaaaaatcgaattcaaAAAGCAGAAATACACACAGAATTGTTTTCAGGGAGACTTTAGCTACCTGTTGACGTATCACAGGAGGGGTGTTCCCGTGTAACTTTTTTCAGTTTGGGTGCGTGGAGGTGAAAGGGTGACTGTTAGTACTCTGTACTTACTTACTCACTTGTATGAGctaacccccccccccccccaaaaaaaaaaagatttacgcgtttttgaaaatttttcatactGCAATAGTTTTTGACATGTTTTGGGTGGGcagttgttaaaaaatcactttgtATACATAGATAAGTTAATTCGAGAACGTCTCTAAACTTTAAAGAGAAGGGTTTTCAAGACCTCTAAGAAGTTTCTTCGGTTAAAACTATTTAACAACTTCTATTCAactttaacttaaaaacaaagaTATTTCACTCAGTTCTTTCCTAATTTAATGGCATATTAAAACAACAACAATTGTTATTACTAATTCCATTTCATAACCGAGTTGCGAAATAAAGTAAGGTGCTTTCGTTAAGTAACCAGTTGCGAAATTAAACCCGTTTAGTCGTCGGTTTAGCTTCCAAAAACTGTCATTTTACTTGTCTGTGGGACTACGTGAAATTGTCAGAATAGTAAAAATTACGCGTTTATATCGAAAACGGCAAATATCGACCTGTTGCTTAAGTATAACTCAAAGGGAAAAGGTCGGAATTTTTTCTATCTCTCCACTAAAATTGCTCTAAAAAGGAGATCGAGAATATCCTATCAATTTTCCTCTTTGATATTTACTGAGATTCCCTATATACACATCGAAAATTTCTGTCTCTATACTTACTTACCTAAATATTCCTGCAAAAAAGGttcccaatatttttttggtaaaaagtCTTTTTTCAATCAGTTTGAACAAAGAGCTTTTCTGAACTTCCAAACATTGTACCCGTCCATTGATGGGTTCCAACTCAACATGGTTTCTAGTCTtgtaatttatatattatgcAATCGAAATACATTGTAATACTTGTAAAGCCTTGTTAATCTCTACTATTGATGCTTTCAGTAGCTCTTAAATGTGATTTGCTGACAACTTGACCTGTAAACTATTGGACTATAAAACTTGGTCGTTTGATAATATTCCTTTCCTGCcatattctttaaatttcttcttgACTGAATCTATAAGAAAGTATTCACGAAATAATTGACCTTAAAATCCTATTCCTGAATATGGGGCTCATATCTTGCAAATTTGGAGCAATTCTTCAGtttcatttttc
This genomic interval from Euwallacea fornicatus isolate EFF26 chromosome 24, ASM4011564v1, whole genome shotgun sequence contains the following:
- the LOC136346642 gene encoding uncharacterized protein, which codes for MKYLILASALIVISATFPADESSTKTKRGLIGLEHAPTILSAAPLLKSYETPIIHTAPVITKVFDAPAPLPLLKSYEPLITGPLIAKGIGPHIIGTKTILPAPIIKTAPLISTPIYSKSIWAPSPIISLAPKWSTPILDHGW